Part of the Pirellulales bacterium genome, GCTCCGCGATGGTGCCCAGCGAACCACCGACAAACTTTGGCAACTCTGCGGCAAAGTACTCGATCTATTCACCGAAAGCGAATGCCGCAACTACCTCCAACACTGTGGATGCCGCTACAATTAACCGACGACGGCACTAGAGGCGGCGCTGCGTTACGAATTTGACCGTTGGGACAACTCGCTGGAAAAAATGCCGGCGCATGTCCTGCAAGATGTCGAAGAAAGCCCTTAGCTGCTGACACAATTTCACGACCGCAAAGTGCCGGTTATCAGCCTGGCCAACTATCGTGCCGACCAAGCCAAATTGACAGAGCATTTACCGTGCACGCTATGGTCAAGCCGCATTCAAACCCTCGAGAACAATCGCGCAAAAATTTACCTCACTTTTTATGTCTGGCTTGAATCTCAAGGCGGCTACATTCTTGAACTTCACCGCGATCCAACTGGTTGGACGGTCGATTCCGAGACGTTTTCACAAACCGGCACTTAAGCGCGATTCATAACGTCGGGCAAATTATTTCCAGCGGATGGCTACGGCAATACCGCGTTCGCTGCCTGTGTGGTCAAGCCGTCGTCATTATCCCACAGATCGGCCAGAGCTCTGCGAATCCGGCGCTCCGCGCTACGGAGATAATAGCGCCCGGCAATCAAATCGCGCTCGCCTGGCCGCTGTGCGCCGTTGCCTGTTCCCGATGCAGTTTTTGTTGCCCACACCAGCGTATCCAGCCGCCTTAGTACACAGCCGCTGACGTACAACTCAATCGCGGCGTCGGCAACGCGGCCGGCCTGATATTGCCGCTCCACAATTTCTTCCTTGTACGTTCGCAGCAGTCGTTCCACGTTCGAGCCGAACGCAGCCACCAAGTGCCCCAGCTGTGCGGCATCGGGTTCCAGCTCGCTGTGATGCACTTTCACTTCCGGCGAGCGAAACAACCCTTCCAACTTGCGGCCGGCGAATCCGCCGATTTTAGAAAAATGCTTGAGCGGGCTGGCCAGGGCATCGAGCACGCCTTTGAGTTCCAGCCCAACGTCACGCATGCCCACCAACGCCACAAAAGCCCGCAACACGTCGTTGGCTCCCTCGCCGATCATGTTAATTCGGGCATCGCGCATCATCCGCTCGTATGGTTCGTCGGTGAAGTACGCCTTGCCGCCGAAAATTTGGATGGTGTCGTTGATGATCCGCCACAGCGTGTCGGTTGCGAACACTTTGAGCATCGCGGTTTCCAGCATGTAGTCATCTTCGCCTGAATCGATCAGGGCCGCGGTGAGATACGTGGCCGCTTCCATGGCAAACGTGCCGGCGCTCATGTAGGCCAGTTTTTCCTTGACCAGTTCGAATGTGCCAATCGGCTCGCCAAACTGCACGCGGGTGGCGGCATGTTGGCTGGCGCGCTGCAAGCAAAACTTGGCGGCCCCGGTGCAGGTGGCGCCAAAAGTGACACGGCCAAAATCCAGCACCGTTAGTGCCACCCGCAAACCTTTGCCGAGTTGGCCCAAGATGTTTTCCTTGGACACAAACATATTGTGAAACGCCAGCCGGCCCGTCGCCGAGCCACGCACGCCGCACTTGGGCATGCGGGCTTCCACCACTTCAAAGCCGGGCATGTCGGGCGTGACCAGAAATGCGGTGATTTTTGATTCGGGCTTGTCCTGCACCCTCACCCCGGTCCTCTCCCCAGAGGAAAAGGAGGAAGATGGCACCGGCGTGCGGGCCATTACCGTAAGAACTTTCGCAATGCCGCCGTTGGTAATCCAGCGTTTGTTTCCGTTCAGCACGTAACCGCGGCCATCTTCCGTGGGCGTAGCCGTGGTTTGCACATTGGCCGCATCGCTGCCGGCTTCCGGTTCAGTGAGTGCGAATGCGCTGATCCACTGGCCCGTGGCGAGTTTCGGCAAGAAGTGCTGTTTTTGCTCCGGCGTGCCAAACAACACAATCGCCCGCGGGCCGATGGAGTGATGAGCGTTCACAAACAAGGCCGTGCTGGCGCAATGGCCGCCCAACACTTCCAGCAAGCGGCAATACTGCGTTTGCGTAAGACCACGGCCACCGCATTCTTTCGGCAAGCACGCGCCCAACATGCCCAGGCGGCCGAGCCCATCGATCACGCGCTGCGGAATCAGCGCTTCGCGGTCAATCGCAACCGGATCGATTTCTGCCTGGCAGAAGCGGCGCAGTTCGTCGGCCAGCGCCGTCGTGGCGGTGTCGGCCGCCAAGTTAGGATAATCCAGCAGCTTGCGATTGGCGAACGTGCCGAAGTACAAACCCTTGGCAAAACTGGCTTGTGCCAGGCGATCGCCCAGCAATTCCTCGGCCTGGGCAATTTGCTTTTCGCGCTGTTGCAGCGTCATGGTTCACTTCTCCCGATGAGCGATTCTGCGAACCCCAGTGAATTATCCGATTGGGTGCGGGAAGTGGCAACGTCGCTATCGGAACACGGTTTTTGGTGCACAGTCAGCGCGATTGCGAAGTCGCATTGGGCAAGCTTTGCGGCAAATTCGTCGGAGCGGCTGGCACGCTGGGCACAGCGAACAGCGAATTCAAAGACGGGTTTGGCGCGCGCGGCGAAACTTTCGGGGCTTCGGCTTGCACGTGCGTCGGAGCATTCGCGGCGTGGGCGGTTAAGGCTGAAGAAAATGCGGCCCGTTGGCCGAATAGCGCTCGCAACACGGAACTGCCCGAGCTCAGCGGAGCGACCGGCTTCGGCGCACTGTTGGCATCGGGTGCCGGTGGATCGGTTTTGGCAGCTGGCGCCTCTATCTTGGAAGTTGAGGTTTGATTGTCGATCGGAAAAATCGCCGCGCTCAGCTGCACCATAGGATCTTGCAACATGCTGCTGGAAAAATTGTTTTCGGACGCGGCATCATTTTTTCCGGAAACGGTATTGTCTAGCTGGGGCAAGACGGGCATTGGAACCAGGACCGGCGGACCGTTTTCAGTTAAAGCCTTCAGCTGCGCATCCTGTTGGGTGAGATCGCAATTGCATTTGTCGCAGCAGTATTCCACGACCCATTTATATGTGGGAACTTTGTGCGTGACTTCAATTTTCACCAACTTGTTTACTGAGCGAATTCCAGCACACGGTGACGGGTTCCACAGCGTATACAGAGGCTTGTAATCGTGCAGGCAAGGGCAGTTGCACGGATTGCATTCGTCAATTTGAGTGCAACCTTTCTCGCTCCGGCCGGGAATGCAAACATCGGTGCAGCGGCACGCGTAAACGTATTCCTTCACGTCTTTCCACTCGCAAACCACATGGCACGTTTTTTGGCAATGTGCTTCGCAGCCACAATGGGCGCACCGGCAAGCGCAGCACTCGCCATCCTGGCAATGCTCGCAGGAGCCAGGGCCTTGCTCTCCGGCCCGCAGCAGGCACGGCGTGGTCAACAGGGCGAATGCTAATGCAATGCGGTTCATGGCGAGTGCTTTCCAATCAGATGGTGCGAAAAGATGCAGGACAACTCGCAAGGATTTGGCGCCAGCCATTCAGATCAATGCCAGCACATTCCAATCAACAGCGTGCGCGTGGCGATCCCTCGCGGTTACAACATTTATTCGACTGTGATCTTCCGCACAGACCACAAACTGCGTGGCCACAAGCACAATCGGAACAGACTGCAAGGTCTTCGCGATTTACCACCACGAAGGATCAGGCGCTTTGGCCGTGGACGATGTATTCAACCTGGGCGATAGCACGCCGGGCCGCCCAGCGGTGGCGGCAATCTGTTAGCGCCGGTAAAGTTCAACCGAGCGCACGAGCCACAAACAGCGCGCCTTCACAAACTTCAACTGGCGAAGGCTTTACGCAGTCCCTGCACCCTAACAGCGTCGTTGATATAATTGCTGAGCAGAAGAGGATGCCCTCATCGCAAGCCGTTCCACAAACAGTAAATCATCGGACCAGTTGTTTAGATGCCCCGCCGCAAAGACATTGACGAACTGCTCGCCAATTGGCCCTTTCAGCCCGGGGAAGTGATGGCCCGGCTGGTCAAAGTGAGCGAAAGCCGCGAAGTGCTGCAAATGCGGGTCGACATGGGCGTGTTGCAAATGGAAGTGGAGGGACGGCCTGACGGAACACGGCCCTCGGGGGCCAATACCTATTTCGATCATTTGTTGTCGCAGGTCATTTCCGATGGTGATGGGTTCGTGTTGAACGCGCCGCAATGTGCGGAAGTCGATCGCGAATTTGTCCAGTTTTACCACCGCCGCATTTGCTGGTTGGCGCTGCGAAAATTCCATGCGGCCATGCGCGACGCCGATCACACTTTGGGCCTGATGGATTTTGTCAAAAAGCATTCGCCCGACGATCAATGGACGCTTTCGCACGAGCAATATCGGCCTTTTGTGCTGTTTCATCGGGTGCAGGCGGCGGCGCTGGCGAAGTTGGAAGAGCATGGGCCCGAAAGCGCGATTGGCGAAATCAATCTCGGGCTGGAACAGTTTCGTGAAATTTTCGAGGAGTACGAAGCCAGCGAGAAATTCGACGATGATGAACTCGTCCGCCGGCTGCTCGAATTGCAAAAGTCGCTGCGCGAGCACTACCAAGTGGAACGCACGCTGGACGAACGTTTGGCCGATGCCGTGGCCACCGAACAGTACGAATTGGCCGCCAAGCTCCGGGACGAAATTGCCCGCCGCCACACGCAGGGGCACTAGGCCGGCCGTGCTAGCTTTGTAATTCTAACTGCGTGCCGACTTGTAAACTTGTACAGTAACCCGCGGCAAGCCGGGCCGTTGGCCGGGCGGCCTTTTGCCGGAAGAGCCCCAGGGCGTTGGACTTCCGTCGGGTGCTTTATTTTCTGACCTCTTTTGGCACACCCTCTGCATCTGGTGCTGGCAGGACTGGCAAGGCGAGGGAGCATTTCAGGGCATTGCCCGGGAGCAGATATGTTAGTTTTAACGCGGAAACCCCAGGAACAAATTCGGGTGGGGGAGGACGTGGTAATCACCATTTTGCGGATCAAAGGGCAATCGGTGCGCATCGGCATTGAAGCGCCGCCCACGGTGAGCTTGCTGCGCGCGGAACTTTCGCCGCATCAGTCGACGAGCGAACCACAGCGATTGCCAACCGCGTCGCGCAAACAGCGTCCGGCCACGCCGGTCCGAAAAATGCATCCCCACCGCGAAACGCTTAGGCCGCCAGGGACGATCACGGATCCATTTGCCGCACGGCCAAATCGATTAGCCGCCTCATCGGCTTCCGCCGAATCCGCGCCTGGGCTTCTTCAGCGAAACACCAGCGGATTCGGTGTGGAGACTGGGTTGCGTCCGCTGACTCCACCTGTAACAGGAACACGGTAATGTGCGTGGGCTGACGATTCTGCCGCACAATAAATTCATCGAGTTTCGCCGCCGGTTCCCCGCGGCACGTTAGTCCGGTCGTTTCCCATACGCGGCGCCGCGCCGCTGCTTCGGGCAATTCACCATCACTAAGAGCGATAAAGGGCAACTCCCAGCGGCTATTTCGCTCTGCCGAAACCAGGCAGAACTCCATCCGCCCATCCCGTATGCGAAACGGAACGGCACAGACTTCGTGACGAGGAGCTTCACGGTCAG contains:
- a CDS encoding UvrB/UvrC motif-containing protein, which codes for MPRRKDIDELLANWPFQPGEVMARLVKVSESREVLQMRVDMGVLQMEVEGRPDGTRPSGANTYFDHLLSQVISDGDGFVLNAPQCAEVDREFVQFYHRRICWLALRKFHAAMRDADHTLGLMDFVKKHSPDDQWTLSHEQYRPFVLFHRVQAAALAKLEEHGPESAIGEINLGLEQFREIFEEYEASEKFDDDELVRRLLELQKSLREHYQVERTLDERLADAVATEQYELAAKLRDEIARRHTQGH
- a CDS encoding acyl-CoA dehydrogenase family protein; this translates as MTLQQREKQIAQAEELLGDRLAQASFAKGLYFGTFANRKLLDYPNLAADTATTALADELRRFCQAEIDPVAIDREALIPQRVIDGLGRLGMLGACLPKECGGRGLTQTQYCRLLEVLGGHCASTALFVNAHHSIGPRAIVLFGTPEQKQHFLPKLATGQWISAFALTEPEAGSDAANVQTTATPTEDGRGYVLNGNKRWITNGGIAKVLTVMARTPVPSSSFSSGERTGVRVQDKPESKITAFLVTPDMPGFEVVEARMPKCGVRGSATGRLAFHNMFVSKENILGQLGKGLRVALTVLDFGRVTFGATCTGAAKFCLQRASQHAATRVQFGEPIGTFELVKEKLAYMSAGTFAMEAATYLTAALIDSGEDDYMLETAMLKVFATDTLWRIINDTIQIFGGKAYFTDEPYERMMRDARINMIGEGANDVLRAFVALVGMRDVGLELKGVLDALASPLKHFSKIGGFAGRKLEGLFRSPEVKVHHSELEPDAAQLGHLVAAFGSNVERLLRTYKEEIVERQYQAGRVADAAIELYVSGCVLRRLDTLVWATKTASGTGNGAQRPGERDLIAGRYYLRSAERRIRRALADLWDNDDGLTTQAANAVLP
- a CDS encoding NUDIX domain-containing protein; the encoded protein is MNRSADREAPRHEVCAVPFRIRDGRMEFCLVSAERNSRWELPFIALSDGELPEAAARRRVWETTGLTCRGEPAAKLDEFIVRQNRQPTHITVFLLQVESADATQSPHRIRWCFAEEAQARIRRKPMRRLIDLAVRQMDP